The sequence below is a genomic window from uncultured Stenotrophomonas sp..
ACCGGCTGCCCGCTGCGCTGCAGCTATTGCGACACCGAATACGCCTTCCACGGCGGCCAGTGGCGTGACATCGACGATATCGTCGCCGAAGTGCTGGGCCACAGCGTGCGCCACGTCTGCGTGACCGGCGGCGAGCCGCTGGCGCAGAAACGCTGCCTGGTGCTGCTGCGCCAGCTGTGCGATGCCGGGTTGGACGTGTCGCTGGAAACTTCCGGTGCGCTGGACATCGGCGGCGTCGATCCGCGCGTGTCGCGCGTGGTCGACCTGAAAACGCCGGACTCGGGCGAAATGGGGCGCAACCGGCTGCAGAACCTGCCGTTGCTGACCGCACGCGACCAGCTCAAGTTCGTGCTCTGCAGCCGCAGCGATTACGAATGGGCGCGGGACATGGTGGCCACGCATCGCCTGCACGAGCGCTGCATGGTGCTGTTCTCGCCCAGCAAGAGCGAGCTGGCACCGCGTGAGCTTGCCGACTGGATCGTTGCCGACCGCCTGCCGGTGCGTTTCCAGATGCAGTTGCACAAGCTGCTGTGGAATGACGAGCCCGGGCGGTGAAACGGGAGCAGGGCGTCGGAAACGGCGGAAATCGAACCCCTCGTGCCATATCCATATGCGGGATCTCCTGATTCATCCATGCTGCGTGCAGGGCAATACGCCCGGGGATTTACCATTCCCGATTTCCCGTTCCCGGCTTTCCAACCATGAAAAAAGCAGTTGTCCTTCTCTCCGGCGGCATGGACTCGGCCGCGGTCGTGGCGATGGCGCGCGAGCAGGGGTTCGACGTGCATGCGCTGAGCGTGCGCTACGGCCAACGCCATACCTCCGAGCTCGATGCGGCCGCGCGCGTGGCGCAGGCAATGGGCGTGACCCGGCACAAGGTGGTGGACGTGGACCTGCGCAGCATCGGCGGCTCGGCGCTGACCGATGACATCGACGTTCCGGTTCGTACCGATGAAGAGCGCGGCGGCGACGGCATCCCGGTCACCTATGTGCCGGCGCGCAACACCATCATGCTGTCGCTCGCGCTGGGCTGGGCCGAAGTGCTGGGCGCCAACGACATCTTCTGCGGTGTCAACGCGGTG
It includes:
- the queE gene encoding 7-carboxy-7-deazaguanine synthase; this translates as MNHPAASVPSEIVQSPLPRLKITEIFLSLQGEADTAGWPTVFVRLTGCPLRCSYCDTEYAFHGGQWRDIDDIVAEVLGHSVRHVCVTGGEPLAQKRCLVLLRQLCDAGLDVSLETSGALDIGGVDPRVSRVVDLKTPDSGEMGRNRLQNLPLLTARDQLKFVLCSRSDYEWARDMVATHRLHERCMVLFSPSKSELAPRELADWIVADRLPVRFQMQLHKLLWNDEPGR
- the queC gene encoding Queuosine biosynthesis protein queC (Evidence 2a : Function of homologous gene experimentally demonstrated in an other organism; Product type e : enzyme) — its product is MKKAVVLLSGGMDSAAVVAMAREQGFDVHALSVRYGQRHTSELDAAARVAQAMGVTRHKVVDVDLRSIGGSALTDDIDVPVRTDEERGGDGIPVTYVPARNTIMLSLALGWAEVLGANDIFCGVNAVDYSGYPDCRPEFIAAFQTLANLATKAGVEGAGIRIHAPLQHLSKAQIASEGQRLGVDFALTISCYRADAQGRACGHCDACRLRADGFATAGLPDPTHYA